GGCGCTGGTGCACGCCGAAGCGATGCTGCTCGTCGACCACCGCGAGGCCGAGATCGCGGAAGGCGACGCTGTCCTGGATCAAGGCGTGGGTGCCGATCGCGATGTCGATCGCGCCAGACGCGAGCCCTTCCAGCGTGCGGCGCCGCTCGGCCGGCGTGTCGCGGCCGGTGACGAGCGCCGTGCGCAGGCCGGCCTTCAGCGCCCGCGGTGCGAGGCCCGCGAAGTGCTGGCGGGCCAAAATCTCGGTCGGCGCCATCAGCACCGCCTGCTTGCCGGCCTCGCAGACGTCGGCCATCGCGAGCAGCGCGACGAGCGTCTTGCCCGAGCCGACGTCGCCCTGCAGCAGGCGCAGCATGCGGGCGTCGGAGGCGAGGTCGGCGCGGATTTCTTCAAGGGCGCCGCGCTGCGCCGACGTGAGCTTGAAGGGCAGGGCGGCTTCGATGGCGTCGGCCTTGGTGCGGCCGCCGGCCTTCGCGCGGCCTGCGCGCACGCGCAGCTTCTGGCGCATCAGCGCGAGCGCGATCTGATGGGCGAAGAGCTCGTCGAGCGCGAGCCGCAGGCGGGCCGGGGCGTCGGGCGCGACGGCCTCGGGGTCGGCGGGCTTGTGCAGCGCCTCGAGCGCCTCGCCGAACGTCGGCAGGGGAAAGCCGCTCCCACGCTGCGCACCCTCGCCCGCGGTGCGGGGGAGCATCTTCAGTCCCTCGTACCAATCCGGCAGCGGCGGGATGCGGGCGAGCGCGGCATCGATCGCCTTGGCGAGGACACGCGGGTAGAGGCCGTCGGTCAGGCCGTAGACGGGCTCGGCCAGCGGCATGCGCGCGAAGCCGGCCTCGTCGACGACGTGGTCGGGATGCACCATCTGGCGGTGCCCGTCCCAAAGCTCGAGCTTGCCCGAGATCCAGCGCTCGGCGCCGATCGGCAGGCTCTTCTCGATCCAGCCGTGGTTGGCGAGGAAGAAGACCAGCAGCACGTCGCCGGTATCGTCCTCGACGAGCACCTTGTAGGGCGCCCGCGAGCGCGGCGGCGGCGCGCGGTGATCGGTGACGCGGGCACGCAGCGTGACCACCTGATCGAGCGGCGCCTCGGCGATCTTCGGCTGGTTGCGGCGATCGATGATCGAATGCGGCAGGTGGAAGAGGACGTCGATGACCCGCGCCTCGCCGTCACCGGGCCCGACGAGGCGGTCGAGCAGCTTGCCGGTCTTCGGCCCGATGCCCGGCAGCGCCGAGGCGGTGGCGAAGAACGGGGTGAGGAGGTGGGGGCGCATCTCACGCGATGACGAACATCGGGCGTCGCTGCGTCAAGAGCGCTCTAGCGGCGCGTCGCCATCGCCGGTCCCGGCAGGCCGGAAATCTCGATGACGAACTTGCGGCGCAGCGCTCGCGCGAAGTCGCCGTAGCCTTCCGCCGGCATCAGGAAGGCGTTGGCGCCGCCGAGCACGTGCTTGCCGTACCAGTCCGGCAGCGTGGTCATGTCGCCGGCCGGCTCGTGCGGGTCGCTCGACAGGTTGCGCAGGCCGTAGCCGGGCGCCCGGAAGGAGCCGACGCCGACCGTGTCGTTCTCGCCCGGCACGAGGATCGGCAGGCCGTTGATCGTCGCGCCCTGCGCGAGGACGGCCTTGTGGAACTCGGCGAGCTCTGAGGGCGGGGTACAGTTGTCGATGCCGTCGCCCGAGACGTCGACCACGATCCGCATCGCCTTCGCCGGCATCGCCGGGATCACGTCCTCGGCGATCGTCTCGAACATCGGCCGGAAGCAGGTGAAGTCGCCGCCCTGCTGCGGCAGCGTCCGGATGCGCGCGGCGATCGCCAGCGCGTCCTCGCGCGAGCCGATGCGCTGCCAGTCGACGACGAGATGCGGCTTGTCGGCCCAGGCGATCATCGCGAACAGGATGCCGCCGTGCGGGCCGCCCTGGATCGCGCCGAGCACCGCCGGGTCCTCCAGCGCCTTGGCGATGCCCTGCATCTGCAGCTGGTAGCGCTCGGCGTTGACCGAGCCCGAGACGTCGACCGACACGATGAGCGCGGTATCGACGGGGTCGGACGCCGCGGCGTGGGCGGCGAGAGGCAGGCACGCCGAGAGCAGCAGGCAGGCGAGACGAAGGACGTTGCCGACATTCACCCGCACGCGCGATCCCTCCCGCCGCCGGACATCGGCGCACGGCCCATTGATGCCCGACGCGGCGGCCGGTGACGAGAGGGTCTTCCGTTACTGTGGGATGGCCTTTCCCATGCGGAGCAGCGGCACGGTCTGGCCCTCGGCCTCCGCCTCGACGCGCTCGATCGCGCGATAGCCGCAGGCCTCGTAGAGCGGGACGCCGCTCATCGTGGCCATCAGCTCGAGGCGCGAAAACCCCTCCGCGGCTGCTGCCCTCTCGCAGGCCGCAAGGATCATTCGGCCGACGCCGCGCCGCGCGAAGGCGGGATGCGTATACATGGCGCGGGTGCGGGCGGCGTCGCGGGCCGGATCTAGCGGGGCGGGATCGCGCAGCTTGGTGCTGTGATCGCCGCCGTAGAGCGTCGCGCGACGGCTCCAGCCGCCGCAGCCCGCGAGCTCGCCCTCCGATTCCACGACGAAGTAGGTGCCGTCCGTCACGAGCTGGGTATCGAGGCCCATGACGGCGCGGCTCGCCACGATCTGCGCCGGAGACAGGAAGCCGACCTGAAGCTGGTCGATCGACAGCGCCATCAGCGCGCGGAGCGCCGGCAGGTCGGCGTCGACGGCGGTTCGGACCTGCAACATTCCCATAAGTCTCCCCTTCAAGCCGGTGCTGCGGCGGATCGCTGGCCGGCGGGCCAGGCGGCCTGCCCGACAACGTTGAATCCCGCCGGTTTTCCCCCTGCAAAGGCGCTTTGAAACTGGCCTTCCGGAGCCGCCTTCGCTAGGGTCCCGACGACCCCGAAATTCCTTAGAGACACGATCCCCTTGGCCGACAAGAACGACGACGACGACAAGACGCCTCCGCAGGGCTCGGACGTGCGCCCCGTCTCGATCGCCGACGAGATGCGCCGGAGCTACCTCGATTACGCGATGAGCGTGATCGTGTCGCGCGCGCTGCCCGACGTGCGTGACGGCCTGAAGCCCGTGCACCGTCGCATCCTCTTCTCGGCGAACGAGAACAACTTCACGCCCGAGCGCCCCTACGTGAAGTCGGCGCGCATCGTCGGCGAGGTGATGGGCAAGTACCATCCGCACGGCGATTCTGCGATCTACGATGCGCTCGTGCGCATGGCGCAGCCGTTCTCGATGCGGCTCATGCTGATCGACGGGCAGGGCAACTTTGGCTCGGTCGACGGCGATCCGCCGGCGGCGATGCGCTATACCGAATCGCGCATGGCGAAGCCGGCCATGATGCTGATCGAGGACATCGACTCCGACACCGTCGACTTCCAGCCGAACTACGACGGCAAGGAGGCCGAGCCCGTCGTCCTGCCGGCGCGCTTTCCCAACCTGCTCGTCAACGGCGCCGGCGGCATCGCCGTCGGCATGGCGACCAACATCCCGCCGCACAATCTCGGCGAGGTGATCGACGCCTGCATCGCCCTGATCGATCGGCCCGACATGGGGCTCGAGGAGCTCGTCGAGCTGGTGCCGGGCCCGGACTTCCCGACCGGCGGCGCGATCCTCGGCCGCGCCGGCATCCGCTCGGCCTACATGACCGGCCGCGGCTCCGTCGTCGTGCGCGCCAGGTGGCGGGTCGAGGAGATCCGCAAGGATCGCGAGGCGATCATCGTCGACCAGATCCCCTACCAGGTGAACAAGGCGACGCTGATCGAGAAGATCGCCGAGCTGGTGCGCGATAAGCGCGTCGAGGGCATCGCCGACATGCGCGACGAGTCCGACCGCGACGGCATGCGCATCGTGATGGAGCTGAAGCGCGACGCCAACGCCGACGTCGTGATGAACCAGCTCTGGCGCTTCACCCAGATGCAGGCGTCCTTCGGCTGCAACATGATCGCGCTGAACGGCGGCCGGCCGCAGCTCCTCACGCTGCGCGACATCCTCGTCGCCTTCGTCGACTTCCGCGAGGAGGTCGTCACCCGCCGCACCAAGCACAAGCTCGCCAAAGCCCGCGACGCCGCGCACATCCAGGTCGGCCTGGCGATCGCGGTCGCCAACATCGACGAGGTGATCCGCCTCATCCGCACCTCGGCCGATGCCGCCGCGGCGCGCGAGGCGCTGATGGGCCGCACATGGCCGGCGAAAGACATGGCGCCGCTGATCACGCTGATCGCCGATCCCCGACACACGCTCGACGAGAACGGCGAGTACCGCCTCTCGGAGGAGCAGGCGCGCGGCATTCTCGAGCTGCGGCTCGCGCGCCTCACCGCGCTCGGTCGCGACGAGATCGCCGAGGCGTTGAACCGCCTCGCCGCCGAGATCGCCGACTACCTCGACATCCTGAGCTCGCGCGCGCGCCTCTTCGGCATCGTCAAGGACGAGCTCATCGCCGTGAAGACGGCCTTCGCCACGCCGCGCCGCACCGAGATCCTCGATGCCGTCGACGGCGTCGAGGACGAGGACCTGATCGCCCGCGAGGACATGGTCGTCACCGTCTCGCACGGCGGCTACGTCAAGCGCGTGCCGCTCTCGACCTATCGGGAGCAGGCGCGCGGCGGCAAGGGTCGGGCGGGCATGCAGACGCGCGACGACGACTTCGTCGCCCGCCTCTTCGTCGCCTCGACGCACACGCCGATCCTGTTCTTCTCCTCGCGCGGCCAGGTCTACAAGGAGAAGGTCTGGCGCATCCCGGTCGCCAACCCGCAGTCGCGCGGCAAGGCGCTCGTCAACATGCTGCCGCTGGAGCAGGGCGAGCGCATCACGACGATCATGCCGCTGCCCGAGGACGAGGAGAAGTGGGCCGAGCTCGACGTGCTGTTCGCCACGACGAGCGGATCGGTGCGCCGCAACAAGCTCTCCGACTTCACGCAGGTGAACCGCGCCGGCAAGATCGCCATGAAGCTCGACGCCGGCGAGGAGATCGTCGACGTGCAGACCTGCGGCGAGGCCTCCGACGTCCTGCTGACGACGCAGAACGGCCAGTGCATCCGCTTCGCCACGACCGAGGTGCGCGTCTTCAAGGGCCGCGACTCGATGGGCGTGCGCGGCATCACGCTCGGCAAGGACGACCGCGTCATCGCGCTCGCCATCCTGCGCCACATCGCAGCCGATGCGGGCGAGCGCCTGGCCTACCTCAAGATGCGCCGCGCCGTCGCCGGCGAGGTCGATTCCACCGCGGAAGCGGTTGCCGAGGAGGCGGCGGAAGAGGGCGTCGAGCCCGATACCGTGCAGCCGTCGAGCATCTCGCAGGAGCGCTACGTCGAGATGTCGGAGGCGGAGGACTTCATCCTCACCGTCTCGACCAAGGGCTTCGGCAAGCGCACCTCGTCCTACGAGTACCGGCTGACCCGGCGCGGCGGCAAGGGCATCGTCGCGATGGCGGTCAATGCGCGCAACGGCCAGCTCGTCGCCTCCTTCCCGGTGACGCACGACGACGGCATCATGCTCGTCACCAACGGCGGCCAGCTCATCCGCGTGCCCGTCGACGACATCCGCATCGTCGGGCGCGGCTCGCAGGGCGTCACGGTGTTCCGCACCGCCCCCGGCGAGCAGGTCGTCTCGGTCGAGCGGATCCGCGCCGAGGTCGAGGCGGCGCCCGATGGAAGTGCCGCGCCGGAGCCGACGCCCGACGACGCGTGAGATGACGCTGCACGGCATGGGCTTGGCCGTTCGCGGAATCCTGTAAAAGGAACGGCCCTCCCCGCGAGACCGCCGTGGCCGTTGCGACCGTCCCGACCCAAACCGCCTCGCTCGAGCGACTGATGTCGCGCGTGGCGCGGGCCTTGGCGGTCGTCGTCGCGGCCTCGTGCGTCATCGTGCTCGTCGGCTACGCGCTGCATGTCGACGCGCTGGTGCTCGTGCGTCCGGAATGGTCGGCCATGTCGCCGCTGACCGCCGTCGCGCTGCTGTGCCTTGCGGTCTCGATCGCCTTGGACGACGGCCGCAACTCGCGAATCTGCTGGGTGCCGATCCTCGTCGGCGCCTACGCGCTCGTCTCCGGCATCGCCGTCCTTCGCGAGAGCCTCAGCGGGGTGATCGCCGCCAACGTCTTCGGCTTCGACTCGTCGCGCGCCGGCCAGACCTCGGTGCCGACGGCGACGTCGCTGCTCGCGCTCGGCGTCGCCGGCGTCGTGCGCTCGCGCGAAAAGCTCGCCGATCGCCTCGCGGCGGTGGCCGTGACGGTCGCCACCTTCGCCGTGCTGGACGAGCTCTACGAGACGGGTACGCTGAGGACGCTCGCGCTCTTCTCCAGGATGTCGCCGCAGACGGCGGCGGCCATCCTGGCGCTGGGCCTCGCCTCGCTCACCATTCGTCCGCACGCCGGCTGGGCCTCGGTCGTCGCCTCGAGCGGCACCGGCGGGGCCTCGGCGCGGCGGCTCATCGCCTTCACGCTGCTGCCGCCGCTCCTCGGCTTCCTGCTGGCCCGCACGGCGGAGCTGCACCGGCTAAACTTCGGCGCCGCCATGGCCGCCCTCGTCGTGCTGACCGTCGCGCCGCTCGCGCTGCTGGTGCTGCGCACGGGCCGCATCCTCGACGAGCTCGACCGCGAGCGCGATGCGACGGCCGCGGTCGAGGCGGCGCGCGAGGGCGAGCTGCGTCTCATCGCCGACGCGCTGCCGGCGCTGATCTCGCTCGTCGACACCAACCTCGTCTACCGCTTCGCCAACCGCAGCTACGAGGTCTGGCTCGGCCTGAAGCCGGAGGAGGTCATCGGCCGCACGATGGGCGACATCGTCGACACGCAGGCGATGGCGACGCGCCGCCCCTATCTCGACGCGGCGCTCTCCGGACAGGAGACCCGCTTCGAGATGCTGTGGACCCTGCCGGACGGCAGCACGCGCGATGCGGAGGCACGCTATCTCCCACGCTTCGGTCCCGACGGCACGGTCGAGGGGCTTTTCCTCTTCGTCGCCGACATCACCGACCGCAAGGCGGCCGAGCGTCGGCTCGTCGCGACCAACGTCGCGCTGGAGGAGCGCGTCAAGGCCCGCACCCGCGAGCGCGACCAGATCTGGCAGATCTCCAAGGACATGCTCTGCATCGCCACGCAGGACGGCTATCTCGTGAACCTCAACCCCGCGTGGTCGGACACGCTCGGCTGGAGCCTCGAGCAGCTGATGTCCGAGCCGTTCATCTCGTTCGTCCACCCCGACGACATCGAGACCACCAACCAGGCCGCCGCGAAGCTGGCACGCGGCGAGCCGGCGCTCGACTTCGAGAACCGCTATCGCCACGCCGACGGCGGCTGGCGCTGGCTGTCGTGGAATGCCGTGCCGGACGGCGCGCTGATCTACGCGATCGTCCGCGACGTCAGCGAGGCGAAGGCCGCGACGGAGCGCGAGCGCTCGCTGGAAGAGGCGCTGCGCCAGGCGCAGAAGATGGAGGCCGTCGGCCAGCTCACCGGCGGTCTCGCGCACGACTTCAACAACCTGCTCACCGGCATCACCGGCTCGCTCGACATGATGAGCCGCCGCGTCGAGCAGGGCCGCACCGGCGAGCTCGCGCGCTACGTCGACGCCGCGCAGGCCGCCGCCAAGCGCGCCGCGGCCCTGACGCACCGCCTGCTCGCCTTCTCGCGCCGGCAGACGCTCGACCCGAAGCCGACCGACGTCGATGCCCTCGTCGCGGGGCTCGAGGAGCTGGTGCGCCGCACGGTCGGACCGCAGATCGCCGTCGAGATCGCGGCTGCCGCGGGCGTGTGGAGCGTCCTCGTCGATCCGAACCAGCTCGAGAATGCGCTGCTCAACCTCTGCATCAATGCCCGCGACGCCATGCCCGACGGCGGCCGCCTCGTGATCTCGACGACGAACCGGATGCTCGACGAGGACAGGGCGCGCACGCACGAGCTGCAGCCCGGCGCCTACGTCGCGCTCGGCGTCTCCGACACCGGCACCGGCATGGCGCCCGACGTCATCGAGCGAATCTTCGATCCCTTCTTCACGACCAAGCCGATCGGGCAGGGCACCGGGCTCGGCCTCTCGATGATCTACGGCTTCGCGCGCCAGTCCGGCGGCCAGGTGATGGTCGAGTCGCAGCTCGAGCGCGGCACGACGATGACGCTGCTGCTGCCGCGCTGGTTCGGCCGCAGCGAGGACGCGGCGGCGCCGGCCGAGGCGAAGGCCGTGGCGACGGACGGCGGCGAGAGCGTGCTCGTCGTCGACGACGAGCCGACGGTGCGCATGCTGCTCGTCGACGTGCTGGGCGACCTCGGCTACCGCACCATGGTCGCGGCGGACGGACCGGCCGGCCTCGAGATCCTGCGCTCCGGCACCGCCGTCGACCTGCTCGTCACCGACATCGGCCTGCCGAGCGGCATGAACGGGCGCCAGCTCGCGGATGCCGGCCGCGCCCTGCGAAGCGGTCTGCGCGTGCTCTTCATCACCGGCTACGCGGAAGCCGCCGTGCTCGGCGACGCGCCGCTCGAGCCGGGCATGCGCGTCCTGCCGAAGCCCTTC
This Beijerinckiaceae bacterium RH AL1 DNA region includes the following protein-coding sequences:
- a CDS encoding hypothetical protein (ID:RHAL1_01806;~conserved exported protein of unknown function;~source:Prodigal:2.6), translated to MRVNVGNVLRLACLLLSACLPLAAHAAASDPVDTALIVSVDVSGSVNAERYQLQMQGIAKALEDPAVLGAIQGGPHGGILFAMIAWADKPHLVVDWQRIGSREDALAIAARIRTLPQQGGDFTCFRPMFETIAEDVIPAMPAKAMRIVVDVSGDGIDNCTPPSELAEFHKAVLAQGATINGLPILVPGENDTVGVGSFRAPGYGLRNLSSDPHEPAGDMTTLPDWYGKHVLGGANAFLMPAEGYGDFARALRRKFVIEISGLPGPAMATRR
- a CDS encoding putative Histidine kinase (source:Prodigal:2.6;~ID:RHAL1_01809); the encoded protein is MAVATVPTQTASLERLMSRVARALAVVVAASCVIVLVGYALHVDALVLVRPEWSAMSPLTAVALLCLAVSIALDDGRNSRICWVPILVGAYALVSGIAVLRESLSGVIAANVFGFDSSRAGQTSVPTATSLLALGVAGVVRSREKLADRLAAVAVTVATFAVLDELYETGTLRTLALFSRMSPQTAAAILALGLASLTIRPHAGWASVVASSGTGGASARRLIAFTLLPPLLGFLLARTAELHRLNFGAAMAALVVLTVAPLALLVLRTGRILDELDRERDATAAVEAAREGELRLIADALPALISLVDTNLVYRFANRSYEVWLGLKPEEVIGRTMGDIVDTQAMATRRPYLDAALSGQETRFEMLWTLPDGSTRDAEARYLPRFGPDGTVEGLFLFVADITDRKAAERRLVATNVALEERVKARTRERDQIWQISKDMLCIATQDGYLVNLNPAWSDTLGWSLEQLMSEPFISFVHPDDIETTNQAAAKLARGEPALDFENRYRHADGGWRWLSWNAVPDGALIYAIVRDVSEAKAATERERSLEEALRQAQKMEAVGQLTGGLAHDFNNLLTGITGSLDMMSRRVEQGRTGELARYVDAAQAAAKRAAALTHRLLAFSRRQTLDPKPTDVDALVAGLEELVRRTVGPQIAVEIAAAAGVWSVLVDPNQLENALLNLCINARDAMPDGGRLVISTTNRMLDEDRARTHELQPGAYVALGVSDTGTGMAPDVIERIFDPFFTTKPIGQGTGLGLSMIYGFARQSGGQVMVESQLERGTTMTLLLPRWFGRSEDAAAPAEAKAVATDGGESVLVVDDEPTVRMLLVDVLGDLGYRTMVAADGPAGLEILRSGTAVDLLVTDIGLPSGMNGRQLADAGRALRSGLRVLFITGYAEAAVLGDAPLEPGMRVLPKPFAMEALGAMVKEMLAAG
- the recG gene encoding ATP-dependent DNA helicase RecG (ID:RHAL1_01805;~source:Prodigal:2.6), with protein sequence MRPHLLTPFFATASALPGIGPKTGKLLDRLVGPGDGEARVIDVLFHLPHSIIDRRNQPKIAEAPLDQVVTLRARVTDHRAPPPRSRAPYKVLVEDDTGDVLLVFFLANHGWIEKSLPIGAERWISGKLELWDGHRQMVHPDHVVDEAGFARMPLAEPVYGLTDGLYPRVLAKAIDAALARIPPLPDWYEGLKMLPRTAGEGAQRGSGFPLPTFGEALEALHKPADPEAVAPDAPARLRLALDELFAHQIALALMRQKLRVRAGRAKAGGRTKADAIEAALPFKLTSAQRGALEEIRADLASDARMLRLLQGDVGSGKTLVALLAMADVCEAGKQAVLMAPTEILARQHFAGLAPRALKAGLRTALVTGRDTPAERRRTLEGLASGAIDIAIGTHALIQDSVAFRDLGLAVVDEQHRFGVHQRLALSAKGEAVDILVMTATPIPRTLVLSYFGDMDVSSLREKPPGRQPIDTRALPLERLNDVVARLERAVAEGKRAYWVCPLVAEAEESDAAAALERFEHLREVFGAKVGLVHGKMKGAEKDAAMAAFAAGETQVLVATTVIEVGVDVPEATIIVIEHAERFGLSQVHQLRGRVGRGAGASSCLLLFKAPLGEVAQARIEILRATEDGFRIAEEDLKLRGEGEILGTRQSGSPGFKLADLAVHGDLLPIARDAAQKVVTADPDLAGSQGAAVKVLLHLFEREEAIRLIEAG
- a CDS encoding GNAT family N-acetyltransferase (ID:RHAL1_01807;~source:Prodigal:2.6); this encodes MLQVRTAVDADLPALRALMALSIDQLQVGFLSPAQIVASRAVMGLDTQLVTDGTYFVVESEGELAGCGGWSRRATLYGGDHSTKLRDPAPLDPARDAARTRAMYTHPAFARRGVGRMILAACERAAAAEGFSRLELMATMSGVPLYEACGYRAIERVEAEAEGQTVPLLRMGKAIPQ
- the gyrA gene encoding DNA gyrase subunit A (ID:RHAL1_01808;~source:Prodigal:2.6) — protein: MADKNDDDDKTPPQGSDVRPVSIADEMRRSYLDYAMSVIVSRALPDVRDGLKPVHRRILFSANENNFTPERPYVKSARIVGEVMGKYHPHGDSAIYDALVRMAQPFSMRLMLIDGQGNFGSVDGDPPAAMRYTESRMAKPAMMLIEDIDSDTVDFQPNYDGKEAEPVVLPARFPNLLVNGAGGIAVGMATNIPPHNLGEVIDACIALIDRPDMGLEELVELVPGPDFPTGGAILGRAGIRSAYMTGRGSVVVRARWRVEEIRKDREAIIVDQIPYQVNKATLIEKIAELVRDKRVEGIADMRDESDRDGMRIVMELKRDANADVVMNQLWRFTQMQASFGCNMIALNGGRPQLLTLRDILVAFVDFREEVVTRRTKHKLAKARDAAHIQVGLAIAVANIDEVIRLIRTSADAAAAREALMGRTWPAKDMAPLITLIADPRHTLDENGEYRLSEEQARGILELRLARLTALGRDEIAEALNRLAAEIADYLDILSSRARLFGIVKDELIAVKTAFATPRRTEILDAVDGVEDEDLIAREDMVVTVSHGGYVKRVPLSTYREQARGGKGRAGMQTRDDDFVARLFVASTHTPILFFSSRGQVYKEKVWRIPVANPQSRGKALVNMLPLEQGERITTIMPLPEDEEKWAELDVLFATTSGSVRRNKLSDFTQVNRAGKIAMKLDAGEEIVDVQTCGEASDVLLTTQNGQCIRFATTEVRVFKGRDSMGVRGITLGKDDRVIALAILRHIAADAGERLAYLKMRRAVAGEVDSTAEAVAEEAAEEGVEPDTVQPSSISQERYVEMSEAEDFILTVSTKGFGKRTSSYEYRLTRRGGKGIVAMAVNARNGQLVASFPVTHDDGIMLVTNGGQLIRVPVDDIRIVGRGSQGVTVFRTAPGEQVVSVERIRAEVEAAPDGSAAPEPTPDDA